Below is a window of Thermodesulfobacteriota bacterium DNA.
GAATATTTTGTGGGCAAAGGCCACAGGATCGTGAAGAGTTCGTCTTTGATACCAAAGAACGATCCCACACTCCTTTTTACAAATGCGGGGATGGTTCAGTTTAAGGATGTTTACTTGGGAGTGGATAAAAGGGACTATAAAAGGGCTACATCTGCCCAAAAATGCCTGAGGGCGGGTGGTAAGCATAGCGATCTCGAAAATGTGGGATACACTGCAAGACACCATACCTTCTTTGAGATGCTTGGCAATTTTTCGTTCGGTGATTATTTCAAGAATGAAGCGATAGATTTCGCATGGGAATTAATCACAGAGATTTATAAGTTACCAACGGACAGGCTGTGGGCTACTGTGTATGAGGAAGACGATGAAGCGTATGATATCTGGAATAAAAAGATCGGGCTAAGTTCCGACAGAATAGTGCGTCTAGGGGAAAAGGATAATTTCTGGGCTATGGGTGAGACTGGCCCATGTGGTCCGTGCTCTGAAATAGTAATCGACCAGGGCGAAAGCCTTGGTTGTGGTAAAGAGGATTGTAGAGTGGGGTGTGATTGTGACCGCTATTTAGAACTATGGAATCTTGTATTCATGCAGTATGTCAGGGATTCATCGGGAAAACTAACTAGCCTTCCTAATCCTAGTATCGATACAGGGATGGGACTCGAAAGAATCACCGCTATCATTCAAGGTGTAAAAAGCAATTATGATACAGATCTCTTACGTGGAATAATTCGGGATATTGAGGAGATAGTTGGGAAATCTTACCGGGTAGATCCTCCGACAGATATATCGATGCGTGTCATTGCAGACCATGCACGAGCTGTAACATTCTTGATTTCAGACGGGGTTCTCCCTTTAAACGAAGGACGAGGATATGTGCTCCGGAGGATTCTGAGGAGAGCCGTTCGTCATGCAAGAATGCTAGACATTAAAGAGCCTTTTCTCTATAAATTGGCTAATCGGGTAAAGGACATCATGAAAGATTCTTATCCGGAGATTGAAGAAAGAATAGGTCTTGTTGAAGAGGTAGTGAGAAACGAAGAGGTGAGATTTTTAGAGACAATCGACAGGGGTCTTGATCTGTTGAACAGTGAGGTTCAAAAGAGGAGTAAGCAGAAGATACTGCCTGGAAACGTTGTGTTTAAGCTCTATGATACATACGGTTTTCCGGTTGACTTAACCGAGGATATAGCCAAGGAGCATGGCCTTGAAATCGACAGTGCAGGTTTTGAGAAGGAGATGGAGAAGCAAAAGAAACAGTCCCGGCTGGCTTGGAAGGGTCCTGGCGAGGAAGAGCTTACCCCTGTATATAAGGAGTTTGTGGCCGGTGGGCTCAGTGTAATTTTCACCGGGTACGAGAAGACTACGGACACCGGAAGGATTACGGCCATAATTAGTAATGGAGGACTCGTTGATAGCATTAACGCGGGGGAGAGTGGAGAGCTGATAACAGACACAACTCCCTTTTACGGAGAATCCGGTGGGCAGGTAGGGGATAAGGGGATAATTAATAGTGATTCAGGGAGTGCCAATGTTCTCGATACAGTAAAACCTTTCTTTAACCTCATCGTGCATCATATAGTTGTCAAGAAAGGAACCTTATGGGTTGGTGACAAGGTGGAGCTAAGTGTTGATAACCGCCTCAGATATGGGGCAAAGACACATCATACAACTACGCATATGTTGCACGCTGTTTTGAGGGAATTACTGGGATCACATGTCAGACAGGCTGGGTCACTGGTTGCACCTGAAAGGTTAAGATTTGATTTTACACATTTTTCTCCGATAGATGAGGATACAATCCGGAGAATCGAGGATACGATAAACGATAGGATCCGATGGGATGATGAGGTTACTATTCAAACTGATGTTCCCTATGATGAGGCAATTGCTCGTGGCGCGACTGCGATATTTGAAGAAAAATACGGAGACAGGGTCAGGGTCGTAACTATC
It encodes the following:
- the alaS gene encoding alanine--tRNA ligase; protein product: MKGSEIRKQFLEYFVGKGHRIVKSSSLIPKNDPTLLFTNAGMVQFKDVYLGVDKRDYKRATSAQKCLRAGGKHSDLENVGYTARHHTFFEMLGNFSFGDYFKNEAIDFAWELITEIYKLPTDRLWATVYEEDDEAYDIWNKKIGLSSDRIVRLGEKDNFWAMGETGPCGPCSEIVIDQGESLGCGKEDCRVGCDCDRYLELWNLVFMQYVRDSSGKLTSLPNPSIDTGMGLERITAIIQGVKSNYDTDLLRGIIRDIEEIVGKSYRVDPPTDISMRVIADHARAVTFLISDGVLPLNEGRGYVLRRILRRAVRHARMLDIKEPFLYKLANRVKDIMKDSYPEIEERIGLVEEVVRNEEVRFLETIDRGLDLLNSEVQKRSKQKILPGNVVFKLYDTYGFPVDLTEDIAKEHGLEIDSAGFEKEMEKQKKQSRLAWKGPGEEELTPVYKEFVAGGLSVIFTGYEKTTDTGRITAIISNGGLVDSINAGESGELITDTTPFYGESGGQVGDKGIINSDSGSANVLDTVKPFFNLIVHHIVVKKGTLWVGDKVELSVDNRLRYGAKTHHTTTHMLHAVLRELLGSHVRQAGSLVAPERLRFDFTHFSPIDEDTIRRIEDTINDRIRWDDEVTIQTDVPYDEAIARGATAIFEEKYGDRVRVVTIGDYSNELCGGTHLHTSGEVGLFKILHETSSSAGIRRIEAVAGESGWKFIRKQEETLNEASDLLRVPKSDLIPRLKKIIEENISIKDEVKLYKSKMISSKVGELLERVEKINGINVLSAEIPGEGPEDLRKVWDDIRAKFKNGIAALGCRSDGKAYILIGVTKELIDKYHAGKIVKELASIIGGGGGGRADMAQAGGNMPDNLNVVLRKFYDIVSGK